Proteins from one Vicinamibacterales bacterium genomic window:
- a CDS encoding VWA domain-containing protein has translation MLKAAAVMGFASALILQSQAPTFRTSVDLVQVDVVVVDKDGAPVRGLQPADFVLRDRGKTQAIASFDEVSHDAARARAAAALPAGIRHDTADNQDAQASRLVVLVVDDLHIYRERSERAKVIARSALAELGPQSSMAVLFTSGDHSTNLSTDRSVLAAAIETIKGRQSWRRPHTASDAQTVPRVDPEADPLAVLDRIGRVQQSSMQDFFDNLTQYKLLRDAARLLGSGDSRRKAFVLISEGIGKDLHGLFGAMTPAGDVPEGGAAYAAGDVSALATVAPATYHDFALIDMMDAMRRSNVAVYAIDPRGAVASGDLLRECAPGVLNFGDRDPCSQGLSDFESPLRQAQSGLQIMSEASGGFAVTNSDDFTGGLERIVEDLDHYYLLGFYPAEQKGGSFRTLGVAIPGHPDWRLRFRRGYVPSGPAKPSRNASEMVALSAGVLPKGDLPMRLTAVALPDPAPGLTRVALALEVTAAVHDLRDPDGRLRDTLTYEILAVNDKKARVRSLGGLEGRLTLVPTGRPQDAPSMVSYQVGEAIELPPGRYDLRVSATSERLQKGGSVYLDLDVADLRATPVAIGGVALAYAGGARVAVAPPPAKRAPSSLPFAPTLDRVFAASDTLRVYFEGVSRGPHTSASLDVLDAAGTRVLTVVPAVEPGDPIRVTDTLPLRNLQPGPYTLRATLTDGSRQATRDVGFAVR, from the coding sequence ATGTTGAAGGCAGCCGCAGTTATGGGGTTCGCCTCGGCGCTCATCCTGCAGAGCCAGGCGCCGACGTTCCGCACGAGCGTCGATCTCGTGCAGGTGGACGTCGTTGTCGTCGACAAGGATGGCGCGCCGGTGCGCGGGCTGCAACCCGCAGATTTCGTGCTGCGCGATCGCGGCAAGACCCAGGCGATCGCGAGCTTCGACGAAGTTTCGCACGACGCGGCACGCGCGCGGGCGGCTGCCGCGTTGCCGGCGGGCATCAGGCACGACACGGCCGACAACCAGGATGCGCAGGCGAGCCGCCTCGTCGTGCTGGTCGTCGACGACCTGCACATCTACCGGGAGCGGAGCGAGCGCGCCAAGGTGATCGCCCGGAGCGCCCTGGCCGAGCTCGGGCCGCAGTCGTCGATGGCGGTGCTGTTCACGAGCGGCGACCACAGCACCAACCTCAGCACCGATCGGTCGGTGCTCGCGGCCGCGATCGAGACGATCAAGGGACGGCAGTCGTGGCGGCGTCCGCACACGGCGAGCGACGCGCAGACCGTGCCGCGGGTCGATCCGGAAGCCGATCCGCTGGCGGTCCTCGATCGGATCGGCCGCGTCCAGCAGTCGAGCATGCAGGATTTCTTCGACAACCTGACGCAATACAAGCTGTTGCGGGACGCCGCCCGTCTGCTCGGCAGCGGCGACTCCAGGAGAAAGGCGTTCGTGCTGATCTCCGAGGGGATCGGCAAGGATCTGCACGGGCTGTTCGGGGCGATGACTCCGGCGGGCGACGTCCCCGAAGGCGGCGCCGCATACGCCGCCGGCGACGTCAGCGCGCTGGCGACCGTGGCGCCGGCGACGTATCACGACTTCGCGCTCATCGACATGATGGACGCGATGCGCCGCTCCAACGTCGCGGTCTACGCGATCGATCCGCGCGGCGCGGTGGCCTCCGGCGACCTGCTGCGCGAATGTGCGCCGGGTGTGCTGAACTTCGGCGATCGCGATCCCTGCTCGCAGGGACTGAGCGACTTCGAGAGCCCGCTGCGCCAGGCGCAGAGCGGGCTCCAGATCATGTCGGAGGCGTCGGGCGGTTTCGCGGTCACCAATTCCGACGACTTCACCGGCGGCCTCGAGCGGATTGTCGAAGATCTCGATCACTACTACCTGCTGGGTTTCTATCCGGCGGAGCAGAAGGGCGGCAGTTTCCGGACGCTCGGCGTCGCCATCCCCGGCCATCCCGATTGGCGGCTGCGCTTCCGCCGCGGCTACGTACCGAGCGGCCCCGCCAAGCCGTCGCGGAACGCCTCCGAGATGGTGGCGCTCTCGGCGGGAGTGCTGCCGAAAGGGGATCTCCCGATGCGGCTCACGGCCGTCGCCCTGCCCGACCCGGCGCCCGGGCTGACGCGCGTCGCGCTGGCGCTCGAGGTCACCGCGGCGGTGCACGACCTCCGGGATCCCGACGGCCGGCTGCGCGACACGCTGACCTACGAGATCCTCGCGGTGAACGACAAGAAAGCGCGTGTCCGTTCGCTCGGCGGTCTCGAAGGGCGCCTGACGCTGGTGCCGACGGGCCGTCCCCAGGACGCACCCTCCATGGTCTCGTACCAGGTCGGCGAGGCGATCGAGCTGCCGCCAGGGCGCTACGATCTTCGCGTGTCGGCGACCAGCGAGCGCCTGCAGAAGGGCGGGAGCGTCTATCTGGATCTCGACGTCGCCGATCTGCGCGCGACTCCGGTCGCGATCGGCGGCGTGGCGCTGGCCTATGCAGGTGGCGCGCGTGTGGCGGTGGCGCCTCCGCCCGCCAAGCGCGCCCCCTCGTCGCTGCCGTTCGCCCCGACGCTGGATCGTGTATTCGCGGCGTCCGACACGCTGCGCGTGTACTTCGAGGGGGTCTCGCGGGGCCCGCACACCAGTGCGTCGCTGGATGTTCTCGACGCCGCCGGCACGCGGGTGCTGACGGTGGTGCCGGCCGTCGAACCCGGCGACCCGATACGCGTCACCGACACCCTTCCGCTGCGCAATCTCCAGCCGGGGCCGTACACCCTCCGCGCCACGCTGACCGACGGATCGCGACAGGCGACCCGTGACGTCGGGTTCGCAGTGCGCTGA
- a CDS encoding TIM-barrel domain-containing protein: MNRRSALKGLGLAGAAAWLRIDADAQGQPLSVAGTPVEVRLSSVSPTTLRLLVAAREPGATFNPDGALVPLDERQIGNSAGSYTFGALRVTMAASPLTVRVADATGRAIQELTLDERGAFQFLAGAAPLLGFGEGGAQFDRRGVVDPMRNGQGGYQLRTHGGRVPIQWLIGTEGWAVFIHQPFATFDLREDRVKLTAASPLPLDCFLVVSKDPAVIMREYARITGLPEMPPLWSFGYQQSHRTLAGPDEVMGIARTLREKKLPCDALIYLGTDFCPSGWNTHNGEFEWKKDVFPDPKKAIDELHALHYNVVLHVVIEGKHLTGTVSDPCTTPERSGRTPDASGDLTKGTWPDERSVGCYWPHHKGVFDLGIDGWWPDQGDGLDPPSRLNRIRMYWEGSQLWRPNERPYALHRNGYSGMARYGAFLWSGDVYSTWETLKTHVPVAVNAGLSGIPYWGTDIGGFVPTPELLGDLYVRWFQFAAFCPLFRAHGRTWHLRLPWGWNTGELGPEETSTYSGAGRPPDSELHNAQVEPICRKFLDLRYRLMPYLYSAVRETTLTGMPLLRAMWLHYPDDPAAVARGDQYLWGRHILVAPVVEKNATARRLYLPRGSWFDFWTEAGVDGGREVERAVDLETMPIFVRAGAIIPMGPVRQYTAEPSDAPLSLTVYPGSDGEFSVFEDDGRSFAYRNGGWMGLTLRWTDRTSRLSIELTPGSAMRPPLSRTIVARVAGTKRTQTVTFSGRPLSFGL; the protein is encoded by the coding sequence ATGAACCGTCGAAGCGCCTTGAAGGGTCTGGGCCTGGCCGGCGCGGCCGCGTGGCTCCGCATCGACGCCGACGCACAGGGCCAGCCGCTGAGCGTCGCCGGAACGCCGGTTGAGGTGCGCCTCTCGTCGGTTTCGCCGACGACACTACGGCTGCTCGTCGCCGCGCGCGAACCTGGCGCGACGTTCAATCCCGACGGCGCTCTGGTGCCGCTCGACGAACGGCAGATCGGGAATTCGGCCGGCAGCTACACGTTTGGCGCGCTGCGGGTCACGATGGCAGCCTCGCCGCTGACGGTGCGGGTCGCGGATGCCACGGGACGCGCCATCCAGGAACTGACGCTGGACGAGCGCGGCGCGTTCCAGTTCCTCGCCGGTGCTGCTCCGTTGCTCGGCTTCGGCGAGGGTGGCGCCCAGTTCGATCGCCGCGGCGTCGTCGACCCGATGCGCAACGGGCAGGGCGGCTACCAGTTGCGCACGCACGGCGGCCGCGTTCCGATTCAGTGGCTGATCGGAACCGAAGGCTGGGCAGTCTTCATCCACCAGCCCTTCGCCACGTTCGATCTCAGGGAGGACCGCGTCAAGCTGACCGCGGCATCGCCACTGCCGCTCGACTGCTTCCTCGTCGTCTCAAAGGACCCGGCGGTGATCATGCGCGAGTACGCGCGGATCACCGGACTGCCTGAGATGCCGCCGCTCTGGTCCTTCGGCTACCAGCAGTCGCACCGTACACTCGCCGGCCCAGACGAAGTGATGGGGATCGCCAGAACGCTGCGCGAGAAGAAGCTGCCGTGCGACGCGTTGATCTACCTGGGCACGGACTTCTGTCCGTCGGGATGGAATACCCACAACGGCGAATTCGAGTGGAAGAAGGATGTCTTCCCGGACCCGAAGAAGGCGATCGACGAACTCCACGCGCTCCACTACAACGTGGTGCTCCACGTCGTCATCGAAGGGAAGCATCTGACCGGCACGGTCAGCGATCCGTGCACGACCCCGGAGCGCAGCGGCCGCACCCCCGACGCCAGCGGCGACCTTACGAAAGGCACCTGGCCCGACGAGCGCAGTGTGGGCTGCTACTGGCCCCATCACAAGGGAGTCTTCGACCTCGGAATCGACGGCTGGTGGCCCGACCAGGGCGACGGGCTGGACCCGCCGTCGCGGCTGAACCGCATCCGCATGTACTGGGAAGGATCGCAGCTGTGGCGCCCGAACGAGCGCCCCTACGCGCTGCACCGCAACGGCTACAGCGGCATGGCGCGATACGGCGCGTTCCTGTGGTCGGGCGATGTCTACTCGACGTGGGAGACCCTGAAGACGCACGTGCCGGTGGCCGTCAACGCCGGGCTAAGCGGCATTCCGTATTGGGGCACAGACATCGGCGGGTTCGTGCCGACGCCCGAGCTGCTGGGCGATCTCTACGTGCGGTGGTTCCAGTTCGCGGCGTTCTGTCCACTCTTCCGCGCCCACGGCCGGACGTGGCATCTGCGGCTGCCGTGGGGGTGGAACACCGGCGAACTGGGTCCCGAGGAGACCTCGACCTACTCCGGCGCCGGCCGTCCACCCGACTCCGAGCTGCACAACGCGCAGGTCGAGCCGATCTGCCGCAAGTTCCTCGATCTGCGTTACCGCCTGATGCCGTACCTCTATTCGGCGGTGCGCGAGACGACGCTGACCGGGATGCCGCTCCTGCGCGCGATGTGGCTCCACTATCCCGACGACCCGGCGGCGGTCGCGCGCGGCGACCAGTACCTCTGGGGCCGGCATATCCTCGTCGCACCGGTCGTCGAGAAGAACGCGACCGCGCGCCGGCTGTATCTTCCGCGCGGATCCTGGTTCGACTTCTGGACGGAAGCCGGCGTCGACGGGGGCAGGGAGGTCGAGCGTGCCGTCGATCTCGAGACGATGCCGATCTTCGTTCGGGCGGGCGCAATCATTCCGATGGGGCCGGTCAGGCAGTACACCGCCGAGCCGAGCGACGCTCCGTTGAGCCTCACCGTCTATCCCGGGAGCGACGGCGAGTTCTCGGTGTTCGAAGACGACGGGCGTTCGTTCGCCTACCGCAACGGCGGCTGGATGGGGCTGACGCTGCGCTGGACGGATCGGACGTCGCGGCTGTCGATCGAGTTGACGCCAGGTTCGGCGATGCGGCCGCCGCTGAGCCGCACGATCGTGGCGCGCGTGGCCGGAACGAAGCGGACGCAGACGGTGACGTTCTCGGGCCGCCCGCTGTCGTTCGGCCTGTAG
- a CDS encoding aldose epimerase family protein, translated as MFIPIRWAAAVLAPALLLAASVTKTTTSAVYAGKPIEMVTLKNSHGMEVQAITYGAIITSIKVPDKNGTIADVVLGFDSPEPYWHEPTPPYFGAVVGRYGNRIAKGKFTLDGKSYTLPINNAPNSLHGGDKGFDKQVWTVTTKDAANLPSATFSRTSPDGEEGYPGTLQARVTYTLTDKNELIVDYHATTDKATPINLTQHSYFNLAGEGSGTILDHVLTIDADRYTPVDTTLIPTGELAPVQGTPFDFRKPTAIGARINDPNPQLKNGSGYDHNWVLNRKAAGLQHAVTVTDPKSGRTLDISTTEPGVQFYTGNFLDGTIKGKGGKVYVLRSALCLETQHYPDSPNQKNFPSTILQPGKSYDTRTVFAFSAK; from the coding sequence ATGTTCATACCGATTCGCTGGGCCGCGGCCGTGCTGGCCCCGGCCCTGCTCCTCGCCGCATCCGTCACGAAAACCACGACCAGCGCGGTCTACGCCGGAAAGCCGATCGAGATGGTGACACTCAAGAACAGCCACGGCATGGAAGTCCAGGCCATCACCTATGGCGCGATCATCACGTCGATCAAAGTGCCGGACAAGAACGGCACGATCGCTGACGTCGTGCTCGGCTTCGACTCGCCCGAACCGTATTGGCACGAGCCGACGCCGCCGTATTTCGGCGCGGTCGTCGGGCGCTACGGCAACCGCATCGCCAAGGGGAAGTTCACGCTCGACGGCAAGAGCTACACCCTGCCGATCAACAACGCGCCGAACTCGCTGCACGGCGGCGACAAGGGCTTCGACAAGCAGGTGTGGACGGTGACCACCAAGGACGCCGCGAACCTGCCGTCGGCGACCTTCTCCCGTACCAGCCCGGACGGTGAAGAGGGCTATCCCGGCACCCTTCAGGCGCGTGTCACCTACACGCTGACCGACAAGAACGAGCTGATCGTCGACTATCACGCAACCACCGACAAAGCGACGCCCATCAACCTGACCCAGCACAGCTACTTCAATCTCGCCGGCGAGGGGAGCGGGACGATCCTCGATCACGTCCTGACGATCGACGCCGACCGCTACACGCCCGTCGACACCACCCTGATTCCGACGGGCGAGCTGGCGCCCGTCCAGGGGACGCCGTTCGACTTCCGCAAGCCGACGGCGATCGGCGCGCGCATCAACGATCCGAATCCGCAATTGAAGAACGGCAGCGGCTACGATCACAACTGGGTGCTGAATCGCAAAGCCGCGGGGCTGCAGCACGCGGTGACGGTGACCGATCCGAAGAGCGGCCGCACCCTCGACATCTCGACCACCGAACCCGGCGTACAGTTCTACACCGGCAATTTCCTCGACGGCACGATCAAGGGGAAGGGCGGCAAGGTGTATGTCCTGCGGTCGGCGCTCTGTCTGGAGACGCAGCACTACCCGGACTCGCCGAACCAGAAGAACTTCCCGTCGACGATCCTGCAGCCAGGCAAGAGCTACGACACGCGCACGGTGTTCGCCTTCAGCGCGAAATAG